caatagtgagattcaatcaattttggataaccatatatgagaattggtagatcttcctccAGAAAATAAGCCTTTatgttcgaaatggatctttaaacggaaagtgaaagctgatagcactattgacaaatataaggcaagacttgttgtcaaaggttatagacaaaaggaaggccttgattactttgacacttactcgccagtaacgaggataacatctattagggtgttagtggcactagcggccgtgtatggtcttgaaatccatcaaatggatgttaaaacagctttcttaaatggagaattagaggaagagatttacatggaacaacctgagggttttgtggtaactggtaaagaaaagaaagtgtgcaaacttgttaagtcactttatggacttaaacaagcacccaaacaatggcatgccaaatttgaccaaacaatgttggcaagtgggtttaaaatcaacgagtgcgacaaatgtgtttacattaaaaacactccaggtcatgaagtcattgtttatttatatgttgatgacatgttgataatgagcaaaaatatggcagatataaatgctactaagcgcatgttggctagcaaattcgatatgaaagacttaggagttgctgatatgatcttaggaatcagaattcacaagactccacaaggtctagcattatcacagtctcactacattgaaaaggtacttgacaagttcaagtatttagatttcaaaattgccaagactccaattgacgtgagttatgcacttcaaaagaatgaaggtgaaagtgactcgcAATTGaattatgcaagagtattgggaagtttgatgtatatcatgaattttacacgaccagatatagcatgtgctattagtaaactgattcggtttacaagtaatcctaatcacatacattggatggcaatgaaacgagttttggggtatctcaaatatacccaaaattacgctttacattataacaaatatccctccgtgatcgagggatatagtcatgcaaattggatcactggatcatctgaagttaaatccacgagtggatatgttttcacaattgggggtggagcagtgtcttgaaaatcatccaaacaaacgtgcatcgcccgttctacaatggaatctgaattcatagctttagataaggccggtgaagaagctgaatggctccggaatttcttggaagatatttcattttggcccaaatctttggcacctatttgtatacattgtgatagtcaagcggcaataggcagggcagggagcgttatgtataacggaaaatctcgtcatatacgacggagatacaataccgttagacaactactctctagtggtgttatcacaattgactacataaagtcaagagataacgtatcagatccacttacaaaaggcatatctagagaggcagttgaaagatcatcaaagggaatggggttaaggtctaggacaagtcatcatgacggtaactctacctagcagactggagatcccacgagctaggttcaaagagatcaaacaaagttatgaatgacggttcaacattgtcaaataactcaacccattcttgtgatgaagacaatgttcagaaatcgaggtaaatcattaaggctttttgatgagtcaacaaagcttaaaggtttttaatgatttgctaagtctggcaggatatgaccagatagtgtatCTATAGGATTACatgtttagaaatcacctatgtgagtgtgaagtataagccgcttcaaggggaatgaaagtaaaggcccattctctaagcactcatgaaatcaggcggtgttcatggctgaaacgaacacaaccgtgagaaccatagatggttaaggattgattgtgtgacttatattgtctaggtatacaacaaagctcgacggttcaaagatatcaaatctaccgattgaccgagtatatccgatataagttcactacgaaaagttcaaagggaaacctacttatccagatgcaattaattcttgcatgtaaaacacacacgcgtccgtgcattcctttattttatagccattccccattcatgtgggaaattgttgggattttaagcttgtgtagcttaaagagggtgaatgagaaatggaggaaaaataaaatacttgagtttcccttgggaaagggacattatcccatatcggaggaagaaaaggcttttgatgggtatatatataattgcttttcttctagctcttaaagagttaagaaaaaggcaaccctcgcgccgtcgtcgtcgctcgctcggcttcggcttcggtcaaagattgattgattaatctttttggataaaattcctttcaattatttaattaattaattaaataattaacgaaaaatttaattcggaataacccatgacctgCGATCCggttcggtcaggcccgttttcttttccggattattttaaatacatttttcccgcaatatttcaaacccCCCTTTTCAACAgacatggctgtttctgaaaggttgcaaaccttttcagaaacaatgccagcaactctataaatagagtttgaatcccagaatcttccttacgaaattttctgagctgctgcttcttcttcttcttcttcttcttcttcttcttcttcacaatatttTTCAGTATGTTTTACGGccattgagtggttcgcagttcatcagagtttttggtaccaatacactggtgagttaaatcgttctattctgggaggatatattccagcacttcaggtacttgaggggaataatttccttaaggacacactgtgtattcagtgggctcgatttattcctatactgtttttttatttttcagaatctatttcgttaaacaagtattactaactttctgtttctgttttttcagaaaatttaattgtttattacagcaatacagagtTATAACATTCATATTATAAGAAATTTTAAACTCTATTATTTAATCACAACTAAGTAATAAAAGATTTTATGTTTCTTTTTTCGTGTAAAACTCTAGTTGCGACTAAATTTTTAAGAGAAGTGAAGTCAGAATATTCTTGGAGAGCAGTGGGTCCCATCAGTAGGCCTTAAGGCTCTGTTTGGGTAGCAATCGGTAGGAGGAATCAAATACGCTTGCTTACTCCTATTATATATATGAACTGGGGTTCAGCAACTTTTCTCTTTCGCTTTCCTACATCTCTGAACAGAAAGATTTAGCATTGGCTGACCTTCAATCTGGTTAGTTTTCATGATTTCCAAGGGGTTTTAGTTCACTTTCTCTGTGTTTGGTGGATCCTATAATGATTTGTTGCTGAAAAGTTTAGTCTTTGATGAGTTGACTATGTGATTTCgtgatacaaaaaaaaattaaaaatgatcGAATTTGATGTGTACGTGAATATCTTGTAGTGGGGGGTTTTTCTCAGAAATGATTACTGAAGATTCTTGATATAAGATTCTTGATATTCATGGTTGCGGTGGAGGAATTCGGACGGGATAGAGAAATGGAGGGGTTGGgggtttttttgggggggggggggggggttgaaggGTTTGGTTAATGCATATAAGTTAAACTTTTTTGGGGGATAGATTGACCCGTATATGGGAAAGGAAGGGTTGTTttggttgggggggggggttcgTTGACTTAGGATTGAACCTAAGTTCTAACTCAATCATTAGACTTGAAAATtactggatttttttttttatttattgtttttgtGGAAGTTTACTGTGGGATATtcacttttaaaaagaaaaaagaaaaaagaaaaatttagcGTGGAATATTTAGTTCTGTGGAGGCTCATTAGTTGGATACAGGACAATTGAATTAGAAGTCAAGATGATAAAGAACATACTATGATTAGAAATATGTAAATTGATACACCAGATTTATGGTTTGAACTTTATTAGAAAGAATGAATTTGGTCGCAGTTGTACCATCCATCCTATTAGTTAGACTGTTTGTTTGCCTTGATGTAGCTGTGCTGAACAGGGATGGCGCAGTATAGTTAACTTTTAACATTAGCTTGTTAGAAGTTAATGTTACCTACCTACCCGTTACTATGCTACTCGTGTATGATCATTCTCGGCCTATCATATCATAAAACGACGTTTCTTTGATGTTCTTTTCTTAGTTTTTAATGCTTTTAAAATTGCGGTCTTGAGTACTCTCCTGATGATTTTAATTTAAAGTATATTCAATTAATTCAGTTGTTACTGAATAAAATACTGTTTTCATGCTTGTGTCATATGGATTTGATTGATTATGATGAAGTGCTCTTAATTTTCTTTGCTTTCCAACTTTTCTTTGTGCAGTCTTTTTACTTTAGGAAGCAGATTCGGATATGGATCCTGATGACAGTCTTAGTGAAGATCCTTGGACAAAGTCGTCTTCAGCTGGCAATGAATTACTGAAAATTGTGCCCTCAGATAACCATTCATTTACCAATTTCAATCTGCACGCGCAGAAGTGGGAAGGTTCCTCTTATTTGGATCAACAGACCAGGATTGAGCAACAGTTTTCTGGATTTACTCAACCAAAACACACATATCAGATGGATCAACATGGGAATCAGATGAATGAAAATCATGACTCAACCAGAACAAAGGACTGGGATCCAAGTACTTTGCTAAACAACCTTTCGTTTCTCGAGCAAAAGATTCATCAGCTCCAGGAACTAGTACATTTGATTGTTGGGCGGAGAGGTCAGACTGGGCTTCAGGGAAATGACCTTATAGTTCAGCAGCAACAGTTAATCACAGCGGACCTTACTTCTATTATAGTCCAATTGGTATCAACTGCAGGAAGTCTTCTTCCAACTATGAAGCGCACACTTTCCTCCGTGAGCCCTGCTGCTAGCCAACTTGTGCAGTTTGGTGGCGTCACAGTTCCTTCTGCAACATGTACTAATGGCGGGGGACTGCCATGTAATGATGGTGGTGTTACTAAAGTGGAAGATCAGTCCAACCACGTTGACCAGTTGAGAGATTGTGGAATTGAACAAAGCCATGCTGTTGATGGACATGAATcaaaagatgaagatgaagctgaGGAAGAAGAGAACCTTCCTCCCGGTTCCTATGAGATTCTGCAGTTGGAGAAGGAGGAAATCCTTGCACCACACACTCACTTTTGCACAATTTGTGGCAAGGGATTTAAGAGGGATGCCAATTTGCGGATGCACATGAGAGGTCATGGTGATGAGTACAAGACTCCAGCAGCTCTTGCAAAGCCTCATAAAGAACCAAGCTCCGAGCCAACACTCATCAAAAGGTATTCCTGTCCTTATGTTGGATGCAAGCGCAATAAGGAGCATAAGAAGTTTCAGCCTCTGAAGACGATCTTATGTGTGAAAAACCATTACAAGAGAACCCACTGTGAGAAAGCCTATACTTGCAGTAGATGTAATATAAAGAAATTTTCTGTTATTGCTGATCTTAAAACACATGAAAAGCATTGTGGTAAAGATAAATGGCTTTGTTCCTGCGGAACAACATTTTCTAGGAAAGATAAGCTTTTCGGACACATTGCCCTTTTTCAAGGTCATACTCCTGCAGTTCCACTGGATGAAACTAAAGGATCTGCTGGGACATCTGACCGAGGCCAAACAAGTGAAGTCACCATGAAAGCACGAcaagaagattttaaggtaaaTGCTTCACATGGCAATGAGTTTCAAAATCCCAGGGATATAAAAAGCGCTGCAGATGATCCAGGCAGTTATTTCTCGCCTTTGAACTTTGATACTAGCAATCTTAATGGATTTCAAGAGTTCCCTCGACCACCATTTGACGAGTCAGATAGCTCATTCTCGTTTCTGCTATCTGGATCATGTGAATACCCTCCTCACAAGGCTGCAAAATATATGAGTTCTAGTGAACTGGAATAACACAACCAGTATTCAATTTGTATTTGATTCAGTGTAGCTATCTATTCTATCATCATGCCATTGGTTTCTCAGAATAACTAAAAttgtttttcttaaaatttttagTATCATTGTTGCTATGAGTTTGTTCAGTTGCAGCAAGTCAAAAAGGATAACTCGTTAACTGGTTAGAGCAGTTTTACCGAAGATTAAGCTCATGCAGCCTAACAAGAATCTCGATTGATATCAGAACCGTCCCTAATCATTTCGCCAAGGGAATTACGTTCCTTTTAGCAGCAAATCAGATGATAATAATTTATCACCAAACTGTATACTATAATTTATCacttcttcctttttttgttttttttggtggggtggggggtgggggaaGAGGGGTTtaataaaacaaagaaagaaagagtgGACGAAACCGAATATTTATGAATTACCCAGATTTGCACcaaaaaagaagctaacaaccAAAAAAGAAAGAACTAAAGATTTATGAATTACCCagattttcacaaaaaaaaagaagcaaacaaCCATTTTATTGCAATAACAAAAGGTtccaaaaatggtgaaacatTGGCACTTGAGAGCATAGCATGAACGATTCAATCTGAAGAGAAGGGCTGTACAACAGCAAACAGCTAACACAATTGGTTCAGCTGGCTGAACATATGTGCCTATAATGAGAATTATGGAGCAATATGAGCTTCAACCCTTTTGCAGCTTCTCCAGTCTTTTTTGGAGGGCCACGGTAGTATGTTTCCCTAAGAACAAAGTCATCCTCGCATGACCAAGTCCTTCCCCTAGGAGAACTGTCCTTCCAAAGAAACCGCTCAGAGAATGGGTTCACTAAGCTCTCGCGAAACTCTTCTGCTGTCTCACAGTTCAAACCCTGCGCATCAATTAACATTAGGTAAAAGAATTCATCACGTACAGCTTTTAGTTTTGGAAAATTGAATATTGAAAAGGTAGGATGGTTGGGTATGGTCTTACTTCTGCCATGGCCTTGATTTTCATGGTAAGATCATTGCTAAGGAGGACGAGTTGTCCGTTCTTGTTGGTTCTTTTGAAGAAGAGGGCATATTCAAGGATATGATCTTCTGCTGTGGGTGAGGCAGATTCCATTAGACCACTCTGTGGAGAAAATGGAAGAGAACCACCAATAGGGAACATGCCATTCTCCTCACTGAACAAAGACAATGGAGAAGTAGCAGGAGGAGTTGGCGCCACTGATCTTGTTTCTTCCGCGCAACTCTGTACATGAATCCATGACTTTACATTTACCATGCAGTCTTCTATCCATTCTAATGCTGCAGATACCTCTGTTGTCCTTCTAAACAAACTAGCACGCCTTTTCATGCAATCCAATTCTCTTATAACTGTTAACAATGAGCAGGTAATGTTCAGCCAAAGCAGGCATTCTAGACCAATATGATGGATATATTTGAAAATGATGAAACTTTCAGGGGTAATTCATTACCGGTTCTTGGTATTATCAGGTATGTCCCCTTGAGACCTTGCAGCAGCTGCAAACTTTTCCTTGATTCTTTATTCAGCAAAGAACCAGTGTCTACTACCATGGTCCACGTCCTATTCTGTTCCACGACACTGTTATTCTGCAGATAAATTTTAAGAGACAAATTAGAGATCTTCAAGTTTCTACATTTACACCAGAGAGTCAAACTAACTGTTAACTTGTAAGGTTTGAACAAAGAAGAAAGTTTGAATAACATTATTAGCTAATCCTTTGAACCAACAAATTTGCTGTGTGAATCAACTTGTCTCAAAGAATATAGTGGAAAAGAAACTAAAACAAATGCAACCAGAAGAAATGCGTCCTAGCCAAAATCATTTCAAGAAGACTTCTCCAAATCTATGACCTCTCAGAAGCTAATGACAAGTACTGCAGCTTGGAAACATGCCTCTGTCTATGCTAATCTTAGAATAAAAAAGCTTTTTCAGCATAAAAGTTTGATATTGAACTTACAGAGAAGGGGCATGCCTCCTTAGTCTCTCGATACTTGATTGGACTGCCACTCAACTTAACGTCCTCGTGTGGAGATATTGAGCTGGTCTTTGCAGGGCTGTTCACAAGAAGTGACTGAAAAGGCACTCTATCCATTCTGTTCTTCACTGTGTTTACCTCTGATCTCTCTAGATTTCTGGAAGCAAGGTTTGGAGTTCCATTTTGATGGAATATGGAATCAACTACACTGTTCAGAGGAAATTTAAACGCTTCTAGATGCTGAACATCTTCCAACATTGCTATCTTCTTCATTGATCTCATAAAATGAGTACCAGGTGTCATATTTTCTTTATCTGGAGTGAACATTTCTTCATCATTGTCATCCATATCAGACCATGTTGATTTAGTAGTTGATCCTAGAGTTGATCCTAGCTTCTCTTTTTTGTGGGATACAAGACCTTCAGCTCGACTGGCCATTGGCTCAACCACTTTTTTCAGAGATGAAAATTTAAAGGGTTTTGGATGCTTAACTTGATGCTGGCTTCCCATCTTCTTCATCGTCCTCAGCAAACGAGTGTTTGGTGTCCTATTCTCCTTGTCCGGAGTGAAAATCTCTTGGTTCTCATCCATATTAGAAAGCACAGACTTACTATCTGATCCATTTGTCATCTCAGAAAGACACGATTTCTTCATGGACCCAAGGAAGAGAGAACTAGGAGTACTGTTCTCTTTGTCAGGAGTAAAGACCTCTTCCTCTTTATCCTTGTTTTCACTAGCAAAAAGATCTTTAGAAACTGATTTAATTCCTGCTCTTTCACGATTAAGCGATTCAACTTCAGTTTCCATGTCAACTTTTTCATTCATTGCCCTATATTTAGAAACTGATTTAATTCCTGCTCTTTCACGATTAAGCGATTCAACTTCAGTTTCCATGTCAACTTTTTCATTCATTGCCCTATCTCTACCAGTTTGAATCTGAACACTGAAAAGTTTTCCCCTTCTAGACCAAATGCTTGAACATCTTTGCGGTGATCTTTCCGGGGTACCATCTACTACATTTTCTGTTTTGGACTGTTCTGAGTCAAGAAGCGCTTCTGGTGCACTATTTTCATTGTCAGGTTGGTAAGAAGCAGGCTGCAGCAAACTAATTTCACCTTTTTCATGGATATTCCCAGGTAGATTATTTCTGTTTGCTGCCTCGTATTTATCAGGAAATGGAGAACTCATTTTCTCAAGCAGTGGAGGAGCTGGTGGGGTCAAACTACTCACACGCGGTAACGAACTCATACCAGAAAATGATGAGTCTAAACCCTGCACCATATCATCATCCTCTTTCTGGATTTGGTCATTCTGGGGAGAAAAGCCACTCTCCTCCTAGAGAATCAATAAATGCATGCACAACAAGGCAAAGAATAAAAATTAGAgcgaacaaaaaagaaaaaagaaatggaGTTACTGCACCATAATTCTGAACCTATATATTACTACTGCTTCAGCTCACCTGATGTTGTTCCTCCTGTGTGTTTTCTGGTACAAATGGATTCTCCATATCATATGCGCGGCTGATTGGAACCCAGTGAAGCCTGTAAACCCTGCTTGAACCTCCAAGCTGCATCCTATCACCTTCTTTCAACTCCACTCGAGCTCCTGATTCGATTTTCTTACCAGAAATCCATGTCCCATGAACTACAAAGGACAAGATGAAATGACCTTACTGATTAACcgaaagaagcaagatgaaatgTCTAAACAAGAATGCATTTGAAAGCAAAGTATAGAGAGAGATAAAACCTTCACACAAAAATAGGCTTTGACATCAGTAGTTATGTCTTAAATCTTAaatcaattgggaaaaatggttGAAGCTTGAAAGACAACACATTGTATCATTGATAATAGCCAACAAGATTTCAAGAGTTTAAAGTTCACATGCTCTTACAGAACTCCATCACCCCCTAAAAAATTCAAGATTTTAAACCCCCAAAGACATGCACTTGCTCGAAGACACTTGCTGAATTTTAACAATTTCAAGAACCATAAAATGAATATTTCAGAGTATCTACAGGAAACAAAAACAGATGTATCGTACGCGGAAACATTTAGCCTCCTCAATAAACTGTACAAAGAGTCTGTAATAAAACCCCATTCAACAACTAAAATACTGTaacaatcaagatatggatagaGATTTCGTAAATTCTTCGCATAATTCACAAATCTTGTCATCATCAAGAAAAATGCAACAATAATTCTAAAATTGAAAGATGACACATTGATAAAGACAATCAAACGCAAAAAGAAGAAACTATAGAAACCCTCAAGAATTCAAGAACCACATATGAGGATTAGAATGAATCTGCTGCAAACAAGAGTAggataaaattcaagaaaataactcaaattacCATCACAAATAATGAAGATTACTTTTAAATAGCAAACTATAAATGATGTTTCAAGAACCATATATGATGATTGAATACAGACATTCTTCAAAAACCGAAAGCAAACACAAAATACCCATTTCAAGATAGGGATAGAGAACTGAAAACCCATAAATTAAGTTTCAAAATAATGCAAACTTTACAGAAGAAGAAGGGCAGAGTACCTGAAGAGAGATCAGTAACAGAGAGGGAGTGAAGGGAGGGTTTAGAGTGGATACGGAGGTGAAATCTGCTGATGCTTGGATGTTCCAACGTAATGTTACAATCTGGGTGTCTACCAACCACCAAAATCTCTTCAAATTCTGATGTTTCttgatttgaagaagaagatgaaggggGGTTGTCAAGGAGGAAAATGTTCTTGAGAATGGCACCGTTCTTTAGCACTGTAAACACTGGAATTTTTTTCTCTTCTACACTCTCTAAAATGGGTTGAGCTTCCCGCTTGTCTGCCATGAGATCAAGAATGAAGAAAATGAGAAGACACAGAGCAAAGTATGTGTGTGTATACTCCTATGTGTTTTGGGTGGAAATGAGAAGAGGGTTTTgaatataatcttgaaaaagGTGACCGTTTGAGAGGGAATGCAATCTGTGTGAAAGAAACGGCTAATTTTCCCATTTAATAGCGGTATTATTACAATGCTTATTGTAATTTGTTTGGCTCTAATCCTCTCCAATTCCGTTTCTTTTGAGATAAATTACCCCATGGTAAACCAGATAGGAGTAACTTTTCAAAAATTGAGATTCACTTTTCTTAAAATttataatctatatctatatctatctatatataaaaacaaaggaaaaaatcATCTCATTAAGTCAAGTGCAGCGTAGAAAGAAGCC
The nucleotide sequence above comes from Nicotiana tabacum cultivar K326 chromosome 12, ASM71507v2, whole genome shotgun sequence. Encoded proteins:
- the LOC107807702 gene encoding uncharacterized protein LOC107807702, producing the protein MADKREAQPILESVEEKKIPVFTVLKNGAILKNIFLLDNPPSSSSSNQETSEFEEILVVGRHPDCNITLEHPSISRFHLRIHSKPSLHSLSVTDLSSVHGTWISGKKIESGARVELKEGDRMQLGGSSRVYRLHWVPISRAYDMENPFVPENTQEEQHQEESGFSPQNDQIQKEDDDMVQGLDSSFSGMSSLPRVSSLTPPAPPLLEKMSSPFPDKYEAANRNNLPGNIHEKGEISLLQPASYQPDNENSAPEALLDSEQSKTENVVDGTPERSPQRCSSIWSRRGKLFSVQIQTGRDRAMNEKVDMETEVESLNRERAGIKSVSKYRAMNEKVDMETEVESLNRERAGIKSVSKDLFASENKDKEEEVFTPDKENSTPSSLFLGSMKKSCLSEMTNGSDSKSVLSNMDENQEIFTPDKENRTPNTRLLRTMKKMGSQHQVKHPKPFKFSSLKKVVEPMASRAEGLVSHKKEKLGSTLGSTTKSTWSDMDDNDEEMFTPDKENMTPGTHFMRSMKKIAMLEDVQHLEAFKFPLNSVVDSIFHQNGTPNLASRNLERSEVNTVKNRMDRVPFQSLLVNSPAKTSSISPHEDVKLSGSPIKYRETKEACPFSNNSVVEQNRTWTMVVDTGSLLNKESRKSLQLLQGLKGTYLIIPRTVIRELDCMKRRASLFRRTTEVSAALEWIEDCMVNVKSWIHVQSCAEETRSVAPTPPATSPLSLFSEENGMFPIGGSLPFSPQSGLMESASPTAEDHILEYALFFKRTNKNGQLVLLSNDLTMKIKAMAEGLNCETAEEFRESLVNPFSERFLWKDSSPRGRTWSCEDDFVLRETYYRGPPKKTGEAAKGLKLILLHNSHYRHICSAS
- the LOC107807704 gene encoding protein SENSITIVE TO PROTON RHIZOTOXICITY 1 translates to MDPDDSLSEDPWTKSSSAGNELLKIVPSDNHSFTNFNLHAQKWEGSSYLDQQTRIEQQFSGFTQPKHTYQMDQHGNQMNENHDSTRTKDWDPSTLLNNLSFLEQKIHQLQELVHLIVGRRGQTGLQGNDLIVQQQQLITADLTSIIVQLVSTAGSLLPTMKRTLSSVSPAASQLVQFGGVTVPSATCTNGGGLPCNDGGVTKVEDQSNHVDQLRDCGIEQSHAVDGHESKDEDEAEEEENLPPGSYEILQLEKEEILAPHTHFCTICGKGFKRDANLRMHMRGHGDEYKTPAALAKPHKEPSSEPTLIKRYSCPYVGCKRNKEHKKFQPLKTILCVKNHYKRTHCEKAYTCSRCNIKKFSVIADLKTHEKHCGKDKWLCSCGTTFSRKDKLFGHIALFQGHTPAVPLDETKGSAGTSDRGQTSEVTMKARQEDFKVNASHGNEFQNPRDIKSAADDPGSYFSPLNFDTSNLNGFQEFPRPPFDESDSSFSFLLSGSCEYPPHKAAKYMSSSELE